In Rutidosis leptorrhynchoides isolate AG116_Rl617_1_P2 unplaced genomic scaffold, CSIRO_AGI_Rlap_v1 contig631, whole genome shotgun sequence, the DNA window GATCTATGTGGGTTTTTAGTGTATAATCAAGCTTGGGCTTTTAATCTGTAATGGAACTTTGTTGTCTCCTGATTGTTTGGGGGAGAGTAAGTTTTGGTATTTTACTAAGAAGCAATAACATATTGTGGTTTCGATCTCTCTTTGATTGATTGTTGAAAAGATCAAGCATTTTATTGGTTTAATATGGTATGTTTGTGTGTCTTGATTAGGGACCGAAAGTGACAATTCAGGCGTAATAAAGGAATTTTGGTGTTTGGAACGATCACCATCATATGATTTGGGATTTTGTTTAATGGTATGATTGAGTTAGAACTGGTCTTGTAGCTTAAGATGCTGATGCCTTTTTTGGGAAGAACAGATCATGGGAATTGCTTATTTTGGAGTTTGAATACTGGAATGGGAATTTTGGTGGCTTAGAATTGAAAACTTGGGATTCTAAGCAGTGTTTCTGGTTTTGAAAATTTCCGTTTCTGGTTACATTTCCATTAGAGCCCCCGTATCTGCTTCAAAATGGACGGTGCTGAGGAAGGTTATGGTTCCTCACGCAGAGCGAAACTTGCCGTTAGAAATCCCCAGCATACTAGGCCTATCGGTGACCAGTATATTGACGAGGACTTTGAAGATGATGACAATGATGGAGAGGATGAGTTAAGAGAGGAGGAAGTGATTAATAACCGGAGCAACGGTGTTAGATACGTTGGAAAGGATTTGGATGACGAAGATGATGACGATGACGAGGACATGGAAGATGACGATGAGGAAAACGTTGAGGATGGCACCAAGCAGGGAAACTATAGTAGACGAAGTGAAGACGTTAACTTAGAGAGACATCCAAAAAAGCGAAAGTTGAAAAGTTTGATTTCGAGTTATGAATTTGCTCCGCGTGTGCCAGCTCCACCACCAGCGCCACCTGTCCCGAAGCAATCTTTTGGCGGCAGGAACTCGCTTACCGATTGGTCGGAGCGTGAGACTTTTGTGTTGCTAGATGCTTGGGGAGATAAGTTCCTTCAACGTGGGAGGAAGAGTCTTCGATCTGAAGAATGGCATGAAGTTGCTGAGAAAGTGTCAGAGATTTCAAAAGTTGAAAGGACTGATACACAATGTCGGAATCGTTTAGACACGTTGAAGAAGAAGTACAAAAAGGAGAAGGTTATGATGTCAACAAGTAAATGGGTTTATTTCAAGAAAATGGATATGTTGCtgtcgtcgtcatcatcatcgtcacaGTCACAGCCTCAAACAAGTGGCTTGGACTCGGGAGAGTATGTTTTCAAAAACCCTAAGCTTTATTTGAACAATGGCAATGGATTAGATGAGATGAGAGACAGTCCAGGAAATTCAGAATCTACCGATCGGGAGGATGAGGACTCAGATGGGCTTCCCCCCAAAAAGAGAAAGCTCAAGAAGAAGCAAAGACATGAGCCACTAGGAATGCTTGCTGATTCAATTCATAAGTTTAGTGACATGTATGAAAAGATTGAGAAGAGTAGAAGACAGCAGATGGTGGAATTAGAGACGATGAGGATGGATATCCAGAGGGAGCTGGAAATGCACAAAAGGCAAATCATGGAAAGTGCACAAGCTCAGATTGTCAATATACAGCACGGTGATGATGACCACAATGACGATAACGCGAGCGGGTGATCGTTTCCACTCAAGACTTGATAGCTTACGCATTTATAGAGTCGCTTGTACTTTATTTTATGACCCTTTCATGTTTCTATCTTGTGGACCAATTATTGTGATGAATGATGCAACATTATTTGTTTTAGACAGTTTTTGTCACTCGGTCCTCTTATCTCTGCTAACTATCTCTCACCTGATTAGGATCAAGCAGTGCAAAATTGGTCAACTTCCCGTCTAATCACCCAATTAACGTTGAATTATCCTTTCCAtaattaaaaataacaataaaaataaaaattgagagGAATATGCCTTTTAAAAAATCGGGATAGAGAATTTTGCACATCAAAATAAGCGCATAGTCTAATACAGTATTTTTTTCTCGTTTGACAATCACCCCCACATACCGTGACAATAACTTTTAAACAGTTTTAATCTTTTCCTCTGAAAACCCCTTCTCAACAAGTCAAAATCCTGGAATCAAAAGACCTATTAAATAATTTCCAGCAGAGCGAGTAGACGGCTACACGAATTCAGAGGGACAACAAGAAACTAATACATAAAGGAAACAGACAGCAAGACGGCCAACTTCACACAGTGGTCGTTGGCTCCACAGCCTCCTCCATCACTTCTTCCTCAGAAACTGGTGGTACTTCAGCCTCACCGGCATTATTACCACCTTGAGAAGGTGGTGGAGATGCTGGTTTGGGTGGCGCCGGCTTTGCTTTCGTCATTATAGGCCGGCAAAACCTGTAATTACCAAAATATCTACTCGTCAACGACCAGAAAATTGGATGCGAAAGCTATATGTTTTTTTGAGGAAGATCGCTATTAACAAAGACAGATGGCCCGATCAACACAAAAAAGAAGTGGTACCTGTCAAGGGCTTCAGCCTTCTTTCTCACGTCAGCTGTCAAGAGAATGGGAGTAGCATACTTGGGTAGTGAATCCTGCTGTTGCTTCTTCTCTTTTAGCCAAGCATCTGCCTCCACACACTCATTCAATACCTACATTGTTCCAAAACATCAAATATTAAATACAACTGAAAAGCAACAGAAAAAGCAGAAATTAAATGAGTAAGGCACAAGGACATGCTGGAAGTTTTACCTTTTGCTTCTCAGCCAAGTCTATGTGATCCAATTTTGCATCATTCGACACTGCTGCCTCTCTATAACTATTAATACAGTATACAAGTTGATCAACCACCGCTCCTCTCTCTGTGTATTCCTTGAAACGTCCCTCAATGGGATCACCTTGCTGCAAAAATGTCCATAGATTGATCAGTCAACTTCGACAAACAGCAAATGATCCATAATCAGACAGAAAGACAAGAAGCAGAAAATACCTTCTTAAGCTCATCCAGCTTGGCAACATACACACCCTTGGTCTCGTCCTCCCCATCCTCATACAACCAATCTTCAGT includes these proteins:
- the LOC139884953 gene encoding trihelix transcription factor ENAP1-like, with the protein product MAPTPPPAPPVPKQSFGGRNSLTDWSERETFVLLDAWGDKFLQRGRKSLRSEEWHEVAEKVSEISKVERTDTQCRNRLDTLKKKYKKEKVMMSTSKWVYFKKMDMLLSSSSSSSQSQPQTSGLDSGEYVFKNPKLYLNNGNGLDEMRDSPGNSESTDREDEDSDGLPPKKRKLKKKQRHEPLGMLADSIHKFSDMYEKIEKSRRQQMVELETMRMDIQRELEMHKRQIMESAQAQIVNIQHGDDDHNDDNASG